In a single window of the Thermoplasmatales archaeon genome:
- a CDS encoding uracil-DNA glycosylase, giving the protein MQSLTDICSLITSCKKCDLYFSRKRAVCGYGTDKPKLVIIGEAPGAKEDEVGKPFVGRSGNLLNKALNYAGILSKDIYITNSVRCRPKIGKSPKITEIKSCSDYLKEEISILKPLILVPMGNSAIRSLNIILGTKLGRISELEGSLIYLDGRLIAPQYHPAAILRNPKKMEQFKDNFVKIAEILKDLDNGLSDSVLSNYKIRKINASSSYS; this is encoded by the coding sequence ATGCAATCGTTAACAGATATCTGCAGCCTAATAACATCATGCAAGAAGTGTGATCTATATTTTTCCAGAAAAAGAGCGGTATGCGGTTATGGCACCGATAAGCCGAAACTTGTCATCATTGGCGAGGCGCCGGGAGCCAAGGAAGACGAAGTCGGTAAACCTTTTGTAGGACGAAGTGGAAATTTACTGAATAAAGCATTGAATTACGCAGGTATTCTGTCAAAAGACATATACATCACAAACTCGGTGAGGTGCAGACCAAAGATTGGAAAGTCTCCAAAGATCACTGAGATAAAATCTTGTTCCGATTATCTGAAGGAAGAGATATCGATACTGAAGCCGTTAATTCTTGTTCCCATGGGTAACTCTGCGATTCGGTCACTTAATATAATTCTTGGAACGAAGTTAGGAAGGATTTCTGAATTGGAAGGATCTCTAATATACCTTGACGGAAGATTAATCGCTCCTCAGTACCATCCTGCTGCAATACTACGGAATCCAAAAAAAATGGAACAGTTCAAAGACAATTTTGTAAAAATAGCTGAAATATTAAAAGATTTAGATAATGGTCTTTCTGATTCTGTTTTGTCAAATTATAAAATAAGGAAGATTAACGCCTCTTCCTCATATTCATGA
- a CDS encoding DNA-directed DNA polymerase II small subunit, protein MEKLVAANRQDVLEFFHSHGMLVSPTALDTIIKEGLGKFIPKMLSQDVLDLGYVDEATIRKLMIGDIKTDRMDFEVDLPDIRINNSVEDFQQLFVSRYKKISRLISVSSSMRGTLDIRSAKKTRGEVKVTGIVYSVDTTKNGHKRIIIEDTDDSIAVMLLKNKGLDNELILQDEVIGVIGTTSSGSGDTVIFANEIVRPDIPYRVIEDNGKPPVYVASISDIHVGSKTFRKDDFKRAMNWISRSEDEANELKYLILSGDVVDGIGVYPGQQDDLEIFNPLEQYSKLSEYLSEIPEDVTVFILPGNHDVVRLAEPQPKFSGKLKEILPKNAVLLPNPCNLRLEEKNVLVYHGMSLNDMVELIPGANFTTIGKAIEEMLKRRHLAIKYGGNTPLIPSANDYHVIEQVPDVFITGHIHSHYVGNYRGVRYVNSSTWQSQTDYQRMMNFAPNPSIMTLFDLNSKTTIIKNFDSGN, encoded by the coding sequence ATGGAGAAATTAGTAGCAGCAAACAGACAGGATGTGCTTGAATTCTTTCACAGTCACGGCATGCTAGTTTCACCAACAGCTCTTGACACCATAATAAAGGAAGGCTTGGGCAAATTTATTCCAAAGATGCTCTCCCAGGATGTCCTGGATCTTGGATACGTCGACGAGGCAACCATCAGGAAATTGATGATAGGAGATATAAAAACTGACCGGATGGATTTTGAAGTTGATCTACCCGATATAAGGATAAACAACTCTGTGGAAGATTTCCAGCAACTGTTCGTTAGCAGATACAAGAAAATCAGCAGGCTTATTAGCGTTTCAAGTTCAATGCGAGGTACTCTTGATATTAGAAGTGCCAAAAAAACCCGCGGTGAGGTAAAGGTAACTGGCATAGTGTACTCCGTTGATACCACAAAGAACGGCCATAAGAGAATAATAATAGAGGATACAGACGATTCAATCGCAGTTATGCTTCTAAAGAACAAGGGCCTGGATAATGAGTTGATACTCCAGGACGAGGTTATAGGGGTGATAGGAACAACCAGCAGTGGTTCCGGTGATACAGTTATATTTGCAAACGAGATCGTAAGACCAGACATACCGTACCGCGTGATTGAGGATAATGGTAAACCTCCGGTGTATGTGGCCTCAATATCTGATATCCATGTTGGCTCTAAAACATTCAGGAAAGACGATTTCAAGAGAGCAATGAACTGGATCTCTAGATCTGAAGACGAGGCCAATGAACTGAAATATTTGATACTGAGTGGAGATGTTGTCGATGGGATAGGCGTTTATCCTGGCCAACAGGATGATCTGGAGATTTTCAATCCTCTTGAACAGTATTCTAAACTCTCTGAATACCTGTCTGAAATTCCTGAAGATGTCACCGTTTTCATTCTCCCAGGGAATCACGACGTGGTCAGATTGGCGGAGCCGCAACCCAAATTTTCCGGAAAACTTAAGGAAATATTGCCGAAAAACGCTGTTCTTCTGCCTAATCCCTGCAATTTAAGGCTTGAAGAAAAGAATGTTCTCGTATATCATGGTATGTCGTTAAATGATATGGTTGAACTAATTCCAGGGGCAAATTTCACCACTATCGGGAAGGCTATTGAGGAGATGTTAAAAAGAAGGCATCTGGCTATAAAATACGGAGGCAACACTCCACTTATTCCTTCCGCTAATGATTATCACGTAATCGAGCAGGTTCCAGATGTTTTCATAACCGGGCATATACATTCTCATTATGTTGGAAACTACAGGGGTGTCAGGTACGTTAATTCTTCCACCTGGCAGTCTCAAACTGATTACCAGAGAATGATGAATTTTGCTCCGAACCCATCGATAATGACACTTTTTGATCTTAATTCAAAAACTACTATAATAAAAAATTTTGATTCAGGAAACTAA
- a CDS encoding nitrite reductase: MDEQVEKYIKNFLRTMPSEDLYFEAIRDVVKDLIKEYIKKKINDNEEIKNEIVSVLELYLESKLKEYDSMARMTKVTAELGLLSTPTSIKDEAINELIKTFKKEIEEIIKKTF; encoded by the coding sequence ATGGACGAACAGGTTGAAAAGTACATTAAAAACTTCCTGAGAACTATGCCATCCGAAGACCTCTATTTTGAAGCTATAAGAGATGTCGTGAAAGATCTGATAAAGGAATACATTAAGAAAAAGATCAATGATAACGAGGAAATAAAGAATGAAATTGTTTCCGTACTGGAGCTTTATTTAGAGAGTAAGTTGAAAGAATATGATTCTATGGCGAGAATGACTAAGGTGACTGCAGAATTGGGTTTACTTAGCACCCCAACATCTATCAAGGACGAAGCGATCAATGAACTAATAAAAACTTTCAAGAAAGAAATCGAAGAAATTATTAAGAAAACTTTTTAG
- a CDS encoding GNAT family N-acetyltransferase translates to MVSPVIARGKKVFLCIIDKNDIPIIYETINDREVRRFLRDPDGINYLDGEFKWYENLVDHSESDRVFEIRSVQNDEFIGLIGLHKIDWKNGNAYVGYMSRKQFWGKGYMTEAVSLIDDYAFNDMGMRKLISSVFEPNVASIKVLQKNGFKQSGIFREVRLLRDYGYVNEIHFDLLKKEWEVMKKVEAEEK, encoded by the coding sequence TTGGTATCACCAGTTATAGCTAGAGGCAAGAAGGTATTCCTTTGCATTATAGACAAAAACGACATTCCCATAATATACGAAACGATCAATGACAGAGAGGTCAGAAGGTTCCTTAGGGACCCAGATGGAATTAACTATCTGGATGGAGAATTTAAGTGGTACGAAAATCTTGTGGATCATTCAGAATCTGACAGAGTTTTTGAAATACGATCGGTGCAGAATGATGAATTTATTGGTCTTATAGGCCTTCATAAGATTGACTGGAAAAACGGCAACGCATATGTTGGTTATATGTCAAGAAAGCAATTCTGGGGTAAGGGCTACATGACTGAGGCCGTTTCTTTGATCGATGATTATGCATTTAACGACATGGGAATGAGAAAACTTATTTCGTCCGTGTTTGAACCGAATGTGGCTTCAATTAAAGTTCTTCAGAAGAATGGATTCAAACAATCGGGTATATTTAGAGAAGTACGGTTACTGAGAGATTATGGCTACGTCAATGAGATTCACTTTGACCTGTTGAAAAAAGAATGGGAAGTAATGAAGAAAGTCGAGGCAGAAGAAAAATAG
- a CDS encoding B12-binding domain-containing radical SAM protein, giving the protein MTKWGFLPAPLGLLALAGEILRIPGSAVKIIDMEGDNLTINEAIERTLEFNPDLVGITLHATAAHNNAGFIARAIKNAKPDTILVAGGHHATFLPKEIIESGFDISVLGEGDETIFDIANAIINGTSFAEIDGIVYRSDSKIIKTHPRKLIGDLDSLPYPPLELLDGSKYTFKVFGSDEKVMCLETSRGCPYACDFCSVTPTWGNKWRNKSNDRIIEEMRRARTLGYNWIFFTDDIFIVYPNVKQRKELFERIIDERIDMKWIVQMRADVTAKNPDLIKLAADAGMTISFLGVESGSPEILKKMHKGEFTPQSVDAVNILSRNNIVTLVGMMVGAPYERLRDVISTIKFSRALARAGADAIQFSIYTPLPGTRVFDSALRENTLFTLDWDRYDVLTPVMETNLGPVMDQIAQAYAYYSFYLYKFFRGKIKQIKLEGRKQKLINSGTSFIMEMMPSYIHDFFSFPRLLLETYNLYWYGKKHKQEFSAKIKEALETSNKIIYDMDGTAKNPYYLIKEN; this is encoded by the coding sequence ATGACTAAGTGGGGATTCCTCCCAGCACCGCTAGGTCTTCTTGCACTTGCCGGCGAAATCCTCCGAATCCCGGGAAGCGCCGTAAAGATTATCGATATGGAAGGTGACAATCTAACCATAAATGAGGCAATTGAAAGAACCTTAGAATTTAATCCAGACCTTGTTGGAATAACACTGCACGCTACTGCCGCGCATAACAATGCAGGATTTATAGCGCGTGCGATAAAGAATGCCAAACCCGACACGATCCTTGTAGCCGGAGGCCATCATGCGACGTTTCTTCCAAAAGAAATTATAGAATCAGGATTTGATATTTCCGTTCTGGGCGAGGGAGACGAGACAATTTTCGATATCGCAAATGCCATTATAAACGGAACAAGCTTTGCGGAGATTGACGGTATAGTGTATAGGAGTGACTCAAAAATCATAAAAACGCATCCGAGAAAACTTATAGGTGATCTTGATTCGCTGCCCTATCCTCCTCTTGAGCTTCTTGATGGTAGCAAGTATACATTCAAAGTTTTCGGGAGTGATGAAAAGGTAATGTGTCTTGAAACGTCCAGAGGATGTCCTTATGCTTGCGATTTTTGTTCGGTAACACCCACATGGGGAAACAAATGGCGGAACAAGTCTAATGATCGTATAATAGAGGAAATGAGAAGAGCAAGAACACTCGGCTATAACTGGATTTTCTTCACAGACGATATCTTTATAGTATATCCAAACGTGAAACAGAGAAAGGAACTCTTTGAGAGAATCATCGACGAAAGAATAGACATGAAATGGATCGTTCAGATGAGGGCAGATGTCACCGCTAAAAATCCAGATCTTATAAAACTTGCTGCGGATGCAGGAATGACCATCTCGTTCCTTGGAGTGGAATCCGGTAGCCCTGAAATACTGAAGAAAATGCATAAGGGTGAGTTTACCCCACAGTCTGTAGATGCAGTTAATATATTGTCAAGAAACAACATAGTCACTTTGGTTGGGATGATGGTTGGAGCCCCATATGAGCGACTAAGGGATGTTATCTCTACGATAAAATTCTCCAGGGCACTTGCTCGGGCAGGTGCAGATGCCATACAATTTTCCATATATACTCCACTTCCTGGAACACGCGTATTTGACAGCGCGCTTAGAGAAAACACACTATTTACCCTTGACTGGGATAGGTATGATGTTCTGACCCCCGTTATGGAGACAAATCTTGGACCAGTAATGGACCAGATAGCTCAGGCTTACGCTTATTATTCATTTTACCTGTACAAATTCTTCCGCGGAAAAATAAAGCAGATAAAACTAGAGGGGAGAAAACAGAAGCTGATCAATTCAGGAACCAGTTTCATAATGGAAATGATGCCTTCGTATATTCATGATTTTTTTAGTTTTCCCAGACTTTTGCTTGAGACCTATAATCTATATTGGTATGGCAAAAAGCATAAGCAGGAATTTTCCGCCAAGATCAAAGAAGCTCTTGAGACCTCTAACAAGATAATATATGATATGGACGGCACCGCTAAAAATCCATATTATTTGATCAAAGAGAATTGA